The DNA region TTATTTATCCAATTATCAGAGCAACATGCTTCACAAGGCAGCAGCTATAACAGTGTTACTTACTGCACACCGACATGAACtcaataaaataacagaaaaaaaacaaaatattaatcACAAATTCATtaagacaataaataaataagagacATAGCAATGAAATattacacataaaaaacattaacattctAATAGCATttcaaaaagatttaaaataattcgtaaaaacacaatttagtttttaaatgttgatttaaaagcagaaaagtttgaatcatgatgatgataaacGTAATCAGTAAGAATGATAACAATGACATTAtaaagtacaacattaaattcAGTAAGGGTTCAATATGACTACTCACTCTGTCGATGGAGCCAACCGCTCTTCACCATCGCCATCGTGGAGGCAGCACCTGAAACCAAACAAATATGTCAAGTTCTGCCTCTAAGAATCAAACTACTGACACTTTAAATCAGCTGTATGGACCCCCacatgttgtcttttctttagAATCTGTCTGAAGTTTCCAATGATTTCCTTTTACATTTACTTTGTTGTTGGTTATATTAATTTCATCCTTCctattttattacttttattcATCTGCACAGTTTTTTTCACTGATATTATCATGGTAccaaattcatatttttaattgctttttgttttacttttattattttattgattagaacattttaaaaaacttaCAGCTAAACTCCTGCACCCTGTCTTACTTGCAAATGTTCATTTATAGGCAACATGTCAGGTCCAGACCTTCATcagacaaacagtttgtaagaACAGGCAGGACAAAGAAAGTGGCTACAAGTCTGCAAACAAATATCATTTTGACATCAGCTCTGAATAAGCAAATAAACATCTGCTTCCTGATCAAAACTACTACGGAAAGCCTAAAGAGGCATTTCTATGACAGTTCATTATTTTAAGTTCAGAGGACATTAAAAGGTCCCAAAGACTAAATTACAATCCaaagaaaatcagaaatgttacacaagataaaaaagttaaaatactgAACTAATAATACAATTTTTCCATTCTTAGTCACGAAAATTTCCCGACACCTTCCCCCAAAatagaagagaaaaataatgcaaacccctgaagtcccaaaaaataaaagaaatgtatcGTGTGCGCATAATATGATAATGCTGTATGCACAAGATAACTATGAAAAGGAACGCATTCTTAACTTGTGGAAACAAGTGATAATCTTGTGAAAACAGTAAACAAGTGATAATCCTATGAAAACAGTAAACAAGTGATAATCCTGTGAAAACAGTAAACAAGTGATAATCCTGTGAAAACAGTATATTATCTAGTGGAAACAAGTGATAATCCTGTGAAACAGTATATTATCTTGTGGAAACAAGTGATAATCCTGTGAAAACAGTAAACAAGTGATAATCTTGTGAAAACAGTAAACAAGTGATGATCCTATGAAAACAGTATATTATCTTGTGAAAACAAGTGATAATCTTGTGAAAACAGTAAACAAGTGATAATCCTGTGAAAACAGTATATTATCTTGTTGAACATTAACAACgtatttgtacaatttaaaCAGGGTTCAGGAGTTggcttggatttttttttttactttatggattcattcctctttttaaaaacgtGGTTTGAaaaagatttagttttttttaatttattttggtCCTAGTAAATATTATTCATGAATTAAAATGTCATAGATTGTTTACAGTAGTTTAAACACCAATAGGCCAGCTGTGGACAGGTCATGCTAATTTCTTATAAATGTAACTTCAATAGGAGAGATAAAATAGCTTCTTTAAGCTTAACAAACCCAGTATTCAACTGAGAAAGATGTTAAGTatgttaagtttattttttaagctttttctACGATACTAAACGAAAGTTATCTGACCTTAATTTAcgatgtttgtttacatgtcagCAGCGAGCTAACCTACGTGCTAACTAGTTCCGTGTTAATAATAAGCTACAAAGCTAATACCAGTCCTTATAACTGATGGTAAGGGTACAATTGCTGGTAAAGAAGCTGTATAATTGATTTACTTACTTGATTATTTGTATGATTTAAGGAAAGATGAAATGCTCCGTTAGGATCATAGTTAGGATGCAGCGAACGCGGAAGTGAGCTGCTCAGCAAAGAGACGATGCTCTCCTCGGAGTGAAAAACCGGGACCAAAAATACCTACGGACACAATCTGAAGACCGCCGTTATTGTCTGTTCATAAGCTCCGCCCACACAGTATCTTCACTCGTCTTCGACCTCTTTGGAGAGGGGGGTGTCTGTTATGTTTGCCTGGCAGCTGACAGCGTTGGCAATTGCTAACAAACACGGCGAAGATGAGCTTGTTCGTGAGTATTGCTTTTTAACAAGGTCATGTAGGCTAAATGTGTGGTTATTTTTAACTTGGTCAGATCCAGTTTTGTGAATGCAATAAGTTCTTTGATGCTTTGAAACGTCACACAACACTTTTGAACCTAATAGGTTGAATCACTGAGTAACAACATAACTCAAACAGTCTAACACAgaggttctcaaactttttagactgtgTACCACCTCCGAacatatttggctctccaagtaccaccattatggttaaaatacactgtaggcctatttcaacacacattttacgcaggaggttatttattattgactgttggcagccacactataggactaataagggctagcgctagaactgacacttaaactaacacaactctgacatcCCAAATCAAAACgaaagtgcagaacaataaaaatgaaaactttataccaacaacctgtttgagaatatttagtctccagtgtttcccacacaaacacgataccagggcccaagtatatttctgacctgttctttaatttttaatttatttataaaattgctgcatgcgcgagagagcgagagggagcgggagagagagaaagcgcgcgagagagtgcaggcgcgcgctccgcaggctccgtgcaaccagagccgCTTTATTAAAAGTCAAGGCAAAagtgccttttaaaaaaaagatttagaggggaaaacacatttgatataaatacaactcaataggtacaagacagataagataagagtttgacaaaaaaaaaaagtcgttttatgctgaacaggttttttttttatattgtcgAGATTTCCTTGCGTAgcaccacagggagcccgcgTACCACCGTGCCTTCTCTGTGGAAAAGATTCAAACAGCACTTCAAATAAACTGGATGGAATtcctctacccccccccccctaaaaaataaataattaattaattagtgAGTTTTCCCCGGGATGCTCCGGTTTGTCCCACAGCCAATAACATTCTAATTAGGATAATTGATGACTCTTTATTacaaatgattttaaatgaataaatacatacaaaatgcaataattcaaaaaataaaaattcaaaacattaaactTTATTTGAATGGTTTCATTTAATTTGTGTTCCATAAGTGTTCTAAGTTATCATGAACAATAAATCcatacacaatttaaaaaaaaaaaaaaaaaaacatttcgcttcatttttgtttgcttgtttattttgttgttttatgtcaTTGACCAACACACTGCTCCTGAAACTTTGCAGAAAAGTacttaatattttctttattctcGATCAATTAAATGTCAAAGAGGGAAGTTATTGTGGTTACTGAATAAAAAGTCAAGTAACGTATTAACCTGTTGTAACATTCTACAGACGACCATGGAAAAGAAGCAGGTGATCATTGACACGGACTGCGGCATAGACGATGCTCAGGCCATCATGATGGCTCTGGCAGCCCCCAACATCCAGATTGTGGGTGTCACCTGTGTGTTTGGGAACGCGGCAGTGGAACATGTGTGTCAGAATGTCCTGAGGGTGCTCTCCGTCTGTGAGCGGGAAGGGGTACGTTTCTGACATTTTACAGACATATGAATGTCCAGCTGATCGAAAAGTTTCATCTGGATCAGACTGTTTTAGATTTTGAAATCCTATTTTTCCCTTTGCATGATCAGCCAATCCAACTTAtgtctgtcctttttttatCAAAGCAAGACTGGATTGGATCAACATGACTTTTAGAGATGTCCAAATCTGGTTAACTGGTTCTAAATGGGAATATACACTTCAcagtttgtccacaggggggcgcacAATTGTACAAATATCACCTATGAACGACCgggctgtgtgtttttaaagtataaTTGGAATGGATCAACCTGAtctaaaaacagacttttaaagaTGACTGAATCTGGATAACAAGTGTTCTACATACTACACAGTTTGCCCGCTGTGGATGCCAATATCCAAACAATAATCAACTGTAGTAACTCATGAACTACAGAACGAGTCTGACTGATAACTGCTGTAGATTATTTGTGATGTTCATGCCTGCTGCAGTAACAGATCAGCGTCAGCGTGACGACACAGTGAACTGTGcgttttgtttgtgtatgctCATCATGTGTTTCATAACACCTGTAAAGGTTTCTAACGttgacaaacaaatcaaaacactgAGAGAATGGTGTTaactttaaactaaaataatgtTGGAGAATCACTGTAAATtgatgtaacattttcattttgttcattaCAGATTCATTTCTCAgagatttgattttttcttCAGCATACTGATTATTATtaagattttggcttcatcttgtACAACAGAAGGAGGTGGAGACAAGTCGGTCTTCTTTATACAGTCAATCGAAATTTATAGTAGATATAATAGTAGATAAATGTGCTGAAAAGTATAGAAGCTTTTTAATACATCAAATGTGAGCataaattaaaagaaacaacTTCTTGAAACAGTTACAATAAGGCACAAAGTTTTAAGAGCCAAAATACTTTTACCTTCATGTCTGTGAACAAATATCACTGCACTAAAGGTGAACATCTGTCTGCAGATTCCCGTGTTTAAGGGTTCTGGTGGTCCTCTGGTTGGAGCCAGTACCCCAATCAGTGACCACTTTGGAACCGATGGTCTTGGAGACGTGATTAAAGACAAAGACCCGCAGTGGGAGGAGAAAATCCAGAGAGAGCATGCAGTGAATGCAATGATCAGGCTGGTGACTGAAAACCAGAAGCAGGTGAGaaacctctctgtgttgtttgtatTCTCAAACTGCTTTCCATTAAAACGTATCCTCCACAGGTGTCCTTGGTGGCCCTCGGCCCGCTCACTAACCTGGCGTTGGCTGTCAGACTGGATCCAAGTTTTCCCCAGAAGCTCAAAGATTTGTTCATTATGGGAGGAAACATGGAAGGTAAAAAAGATCACAGTTGGGGTTCTATGTATGTTGGCTCGTATAACttgattctgtgtttttaggaaaaggaaatgtgactctaTGTGCAGAGTTTAACTTTGCAATGGATCCGGAGTCGGCTTACATTGTTCTTGAAGAGTTTCTCTGCCCGACATATGTTGCATCATGGGAATATGCTTGCAGAAACGGACTAACCTGGGTAAGATGCGTGTTTTTGACAAGCAAGACCCTACATGTTTGTTCCTTTTCAACTGATTTAACTGATATCTGATGTTGTGCAGGATTTCTTCAAAGAGTTGATCAACCAGGATACGCCTGCTGCAGCCTTTATGAAGATGATAACATCTGAATGCTGGGCGTACTCTGAAGACGCCATGCTGAACAAGAGAGATGTGTACTTTGGACCTGCCTTTGTCTCTTATGATTCATACGCCATGTCGGCGTGTATTGACAGCAGTTTGGTCACAGAGAGAATCGAGTGTCCGGTCCGTGTGGAGCTGCAGGGTTCAATCTGTCGTGGTATGATGGTACTGGACCGCACAAATCAGCTGAAGAAAAgccacagtgtgtttgttttgactcaATGTGATGCTGCAAAGTTTAGTCAGTTACTCATGAATTCTCTCAGACAGCCGTGTAAGAAGttatctttaaaacacaaatgtgtcATCTTGGACTAAATTAAGTTTGAATGTTCTGAACTAAAGTGAGGACTTCAGCTGAAATccttttcttacattttctgACAAATAAAGATGCATCTCATGATGGCTCTCGTGCATTTACGATTCTTTGAAAAGAAGTGAAATAACCGTCATGCACCGAGGTCTCCTGCCTGTCATGATGAATCCAGCTTGTTGTTCGATTGTTAGTGTTAATAAAATCAGAGTAGCAATCAAAGTGtgccaaaaataaaatctgtataATAATAGAAATGTTTTCAGGTGAACCATAGAGTTGAACTACAAAAGAGAAACTGCTTTTTCATAACTATATGTTGCTTCTTGTTTTATCGAGAAACATAGAAGCTGTCTTGGTGCCTGTATTCACTT from Labrus bergylta chromosome 6, fLabBer1.1, whole genome shotgun sequence includes:
- the si:ch211-201h21.5 gene encoding inosine-uridine preferring nucleoside hydrolase, translated to MSLFTTMEKKQVIIDTDCGIDDAQAIMMALAAPNIQIVGVTCVFGNAAVEHVCQNVLRVLSVCEREGIPVFKGSGGPLVGASTPISDHFGTDGLGDVIKDKDPQWEEKIQREHAVNAMIRLVTENQKQVSLVALGPLTNLALAVRLDPSFPQKLKDLFIMGGNMEGKGNVTLCAEFNFAMDPESAYIVLEEFLCPTYVASWEYACRNGLTWDFFKELINQDTPAAAFMKMITSECWAYSEDAMLNKRDVYFGPAFVSYDSYAMSACIDSSLVTERIECPVRVELQGSICRGMMVLDRTNQLKKSHSVFVLTQCDAAKFSQLLMNSLRQPCKKLSLKHKCVILD